A region from the Rhizoctonia solani chromosome 13, complete sequence genome encodes:
- a CDS encoding U6 snRNA-associated Sm-like protein LSm4 has product MLPLSLLNAAQNKPMLVELKNGETFNGHLVNCDTFMNITLREVYQTSPEGDRFWKLKECYIRGSMIKYLRVPDALLDNVKEEQLRARDANRGRGGAPAGRGGRGAPPRGGRGGRGGPMPRGRGRGRGA; this is encoded by the exons ATG CTCCCACTATCGCTGCTAAATGCAGCTCAAAACAAGCCTATG CTTGTCGAACTCAAAAATGGCGAGACCTTCAATGGACATTTGGTCAACTGCGATACTTTTATGAACATCACGCTACGTGAAGTCTACCAGACAAGCCCTGAGGGAGATCGCTTCTGGAAATTGAAAGAATGCTACATTCGGGGGAGCATG ATCAAATACCTGCGCGTCCCAGACGCGTTGCTTGATAATGTAAAGGAGGAGCAACTACGCGCTCGAGATGCAAATCGCGGCCGTGGTGGTGCGCCAGCGGGAAGAG GCGGACGCGGCGCTCCACCAAGGGGCG GTCGCGGGGGTCGCGGAGGACCAATGCCTCGTGGACGGGGTCGTGGGCGAGGTGCCTAA